The Verrucomicrobiaceae bacterium DNA window GATGGCATCGCGGATTTTTTCCAGGGCGAGCTTGCTCTGGCCCGTGACGCTGTAAACCATGGCCAGATCATGGTGGAAGGGTGGGCTATTGGGGTCCCACAAAATGGCTCTCTGCATGTGGTCGATGGCTTTGGCATGCTCACCTCGAGCGAACCAGAATTGACCCGTTTGCATCTGGCCGCTGGGTTGGTCCAAATTCAGACTCAGCGAATGAAGGAGGTCTTTCCCAGCGGTGGATTCGAGGTCCAAAGTGTCACGCAGGGCCCACGCGGCGGCGTTTCGCACACTGCGCAGTGGGTCATCCAAAAGTGGCTCGATTTGCTTCCGCACCGCATGGTCTGCTGAGATGGGGGCGAGTGCCTGGATCGCATTTTGACGCACGAGCGGGCTGGGGTGGCCGAGTTGGGCTGTGACGGCACTTTGGACGGCGCTTTCATGGATCCAGCGCTCCAGAAGCAATGTGGAGCTGGCTTTCCAATACGGTGTCTCATCGCTGCTGAGGAGTGAAACGAGGCCATCGCGGGCGGAATCATCTCCTTTGCGTGCTTTGGCGATGAGATCCGCCCGGAGCCGAGTTTTGCGCTTTTCCATTTTCGGGCCCCACCATTGATTGGAGGCTTGGAGAGCCCAATCGGTCGTTTTGTCCGTGTGGCATTTGTTGCAGGCATTTGGGATGCCATGCTCCTTTGTCAGCCATGGATCTGGGATGGTGAATCCGTGATCGTGACGCGGATGACGCTGCATATAGACGGTCTGTGGCATGTGACAGTTCACGCACTGATTCCCGCTGCTGGCAGTGCCATGGAAGCTGTGTGCTTCGGGCGTGATGACGGGGGCATTCGCGTAGCCTCCCTGCGTGTGGCAGCGCATGCAGAGCTGGTTTCCGGGGAGGATGGTCTTCATGCTGTGCATGTCGTGGCAGTCCATGCAGCGCACACCGGCGTGGTGCATGCGGCTGCTGTGAAAGCTGCCGTATTCGTAGTTCTCATCACGTATCTGGCCATCGGCGTGATAGGTGTCTGTGTGATCGACGATGGTGAGCTGGTAATGATCGAAAAAGGGCTCTCCAAACACAAAGTCGCCGGTGATCTCTCCGCGCCGTGCGTGGCAGCCAGCGCAGTTTTCCGTGTGCTGATCCCGTGTCCATTTGGTGAGCGTGGGATCGCCTTTTTGGCCGCGATGGGTGTGCTGCCACTCGTTGTGAAGCTTCATGGGACCGTGGCAGGATTCGCAACTGACGCTCATCTCCGCCATGGTGGTGTGGTAGCTGTCTTTGGCTGTGTCGTAGTTTTTGCGCAGGCGTGTGTTGTGGCAGGTGGCGCACATTTGATTCCACACCATGCCGCGTCCGGTCCAGTGGCCCCATTCGCCTGGTTTCCGGTCCTCTGAGCCGTAGACGTTGAACCAGTCGCTCTTTTTCGGATCAAAGCAGGCCTCCATCGCCTGCAAGCGTCCGCTGCCACCATCGACGAGGAATTGACGCAGTGGATCATGGCCGATGACGCGCTCGACTTTGTATGGCGCCGTTTGATTGCCGAAGCCGAGTGCGGTGAGGAAGTAGTCGCTGCCTTTTTTCGATGCTTCCGTGGTCTGTGTGCCGTGGGTAAAGCTCTTGGTGGGGACAAAGGCTGCTTCATCGAGCTGCGCATCTGGTTGGCGCTCGGCTAGGCCGTGGTGGGAGCTTTGCCACTTCGTGAACTGATCTGCGTGGCACTCCTGGCAGCTCTGTGAGCCTGCATACTGCGCAAAGGCGACTTTTTCGTCTGGCATCGCATACGCTGTGGGCTTCTGCACGGCTGCCACGGGCAGCGGCGTGTAGTTTTTCGCCGGTTGGAGCATCCAGACGATCAATCCGATGAGCCCCAGGCAAATCCCGCCGATCCATAACCAGGCCTGGAGTGGCGAGGTGGGCGGTTGGGGAGCTGGTGGGGCTTTTTTCATGGAAGAGTGAGCCTAGGCAGCGGCGATGCCCGGCGCAACCCGTGAGCAGCTAGGTGGCTGATGCTTCACTTCTTCTTTCCGAGGTTCTTCAGCTCTTCCTCTGTCCACATCATCGTGCGGCCCTGGTTCTCGGTGCGGATTTTGGTGATGTTCTTCGTTTCCACTGCGGAGGCGGTGTGCTCCCACTCGCGGCGGATGTAGGTGAGCACGCCGGAGATGTCCTCATCGGTGAGCTGGGGCAGTGGAGGCATGGCGAGGTTGTAGGTGCGGCCACTGACCTTCACGGGGCCTGCGAGGCCGTGCATGACGATGCGGGCCAGAACCTCTGGCTTTCCGAGCACCCATTCACTATCGACGAGTGGTGGCGCGAGTCCATCAAGGCCAAAGCCATGCGGCTGGTGGCAGGCAGCGCAAAGTGTGGCGTAGATGGTTTTGCCTTTTTCAAAGAGTGCGATCTGCTCTGTGGTGAGTGGTTTGATGACGGGCGGAGTAGGTGCGCCGGGTTTGCCGGGCCAAACGAGGCGGTTTTCCAGGCTGGAGCTGATTTTGAGCTTTTTGAGGTGCTCGGGCTCTTTGTCCAACCACACGAGCTTTACGGTCTTTGATTTGCTATCGGTCTTTGCGAGGCCTTTGAGGATGGAATCGCGGTTTTCGGGTGATGCGGCGGCTAGATCGAGCATTTCAGCGATTGGACCTGCTTTTCCCGCGAGCGCGATCAGCTCGGCCAAGGCACCGATGACGGCTTTGGAGCCCTCTGAGGGCGTTTGGGCGAGTATTTTGGCGAAAGCGGCTTCTTTGCCACGCAGTCCGGTGAGCGCGGCTTCACGGATGAGCGTGTTTTTGCCGTAGGTGGCCATGAGCGGGGCTAAAGCGGCATCGTTGAGCGTTTTGATGGCGAGGTGTGCGAGCACGAGCGGATGTTTTTCAGCGCTGAGATCAAAGACGAAGTCGCGTGGAGCCACACGCACGGCGGCGGCACGGACGTGCTCACTTTGATCAACGAGAGCGGCTTTGATGATGTCGGGCGTGATGGCGGCGAGGCCATCGAGCGTCCACAGTGCATGCTCGCGAGTGAGTGCGTTTTCATTTTGCAGCAGCTCCTTCAGTGCGGGGATGGCTGAGGCATCACCAGACTCGACGATGAGTCGCTGCGCGGTGTCACGCACCCAGCCACTGGCATGGGTGAGGAGTTTGGGGTCTTTGCTGACCTTCACGGGCTGTGGTTGAGCGCCTTCTGGCACGATGCGCCAGATGCGGCCTTGATTGAAGGGTGTCTCAAGTTTTCGAGCCTGGATGTTCGCGATGAGGTAGTGCGTGAGGAAGCTCTGGTGCTGCACGATGCCGCGATACATGTCCACGATGTAGAGTGCACCATCTGGGCCATTGTAGGCATTCACGGGGCGGAAGCGCTCATCGGTGGAGGTGAGAAATTCGCTGTTTTTGGCCGTGTTGGTGGCCTTTAGGCTGCCATCTGTCTCGCTCATGGTGAAGCGCTTCACGAGATTGGCGCAGGGCTCTGGCACGAAGGCGTTGCCGCGATAGGCCGGCGGAAATGCATGGCCGCGGTAAACGAGTGCGCCGCAGGTGCCAGTGGGTTTTTGCAGGGTGCCATCTGGGCGCAGTGTTTTCGCGTCGTAGCCGCGATTCACGCCAGGCGTGGGATGCGCGGGATAGAGTGTCTGATCGCTGGCGAGCTTGGAATTGATGCTGGTGGCGTTTCGCAGCAGCGGATTCCGCGCAAAGGCATCCGCTGGCAGTAGATCGGCGCGGAGCATGTCCGAGTTGTAGTTGAAGTAGAGCCTGCCGTGATCGTCTTGGCAGAGGCCCCACTGGCCACGACCGAGCCCGACATCTTTTTGCCACACTCCGCTGCGTAGCTTGAAGCGTGAGCTATAGCCTGCGCACCAGATCGAGTTATCCATAGCCCATAGGGGCGAGTTCGCCATGTGCTCTGGCTGTCCACCGAGGCTGCCGAAGTCGCTGGTGATGACCTCCTTCACGTCTGCGACGCCGTCGCCGCTGGTGTCTTTGCAGAAGAAGAGATTCGGCGGGACTGCGATCAGTGCGCCGCCATTCACGGCCATCACCGCACGCGGCATGACGATGTGATCGAGAAAGGCGGTGGCTTTGTCCATGCGCCCATCACCATCGGTGTCTTCGAGCAAGGAGACGCGACCCGTGGGCTCCTTTTCGCCAGCGCCGTTCAGGTCATGCATGTAGCCACGCATTTCACAGACGTAGAGGCGGCCCTGATCATCCCAGCTCATCGCGATGGGGGTCTCGATCAGGGGCTCGCTGGCGACGTTCTCGATGCGGAAGCCTTTTTCGAGTTTGAAGGTCTTTGCCTCCTGCTCTGGGCTGAGGGGCAGGGGAGGCGGTAGCTTGTGCTTGAGCTCGACCTTTTCAGGGCCAGCATTTTTCGAGTGAACAGCGCTCACCTGTGGCGCGAGGGTGAGACAGAGCAGGGCGGCGAATGGACGGATCATTTTTAGGGCGGCGAACAACGATGCCGCGCGGCCCTTCCTCTCATGGCATTTCACTTCATGGGCGAATCACGAGCGGCCTATTTGCTGAAGAGACGCTTCCAGAAGGATTTCTTTTTCGGAGCCTCTGCGGGTGCGGCGGTGGGCTCTGTGCCGGGAGCGTAAATGGGAGCACCACGCTGCTGGACGTTGTTTTGAGGCTGGCCAGGAGCGGATGCGGCATTGGTAGCATTCATTTCGACGCCTGCTGGCTGGAAGCGGTTCTGGAGATGCTCTGGCGGCGGCATGGACTTGGTAAAGTCCACGGTCTGAGGCTTGATCATCGGCGCTTTGGTGTCGTGGTTGATCACCTTGGGCTTCTGGGCCTTGCCAGAGGCATCATAGCTGTAAATGATCTGCTGAAAGACCTCTCCTTGGAGATTGGCGGTCTGCATTTCCTGGAGGCGTCCGAATTGATCGAACTTCATGAGCGAGCGAGCGACGAGGTTATCACGGCCATCATAGACATTGCCGCGGATCGGCTGGCCCTGCTCGTCGACGAGGTAGTGCTTGCGCATTTGCAGGGAGCCGTTGGAGTCATAGGTCTTTTCCTCCAGCTCACGCAGGGTCATGTCGAGTCGGCTCTCTGTGTGGGAGTTGTCCTCATGGTAGTGGGACTTCGCATAGATGGAGGAGCGCCGTTGTGGGGCATCCGCAGCGCAGAGGCATGCGGCAGAGGACCCGAGGATGGCGAAAAGGGCGAGGCTGGCTTT harbors:
- a CDS encoding tetratricopeptide repeat protein — its product is MKKAPPAPQPPTSPLQAWLWIGGICLGLIGLIVWMLQPAKNYTPLPVAAVQKPTAYAMPDEKVAFAQYAGSQSCQECHADQFTKWQSSHHGLAERQPDAQLDEAAFVPTKSFTHGTQTTEASKKGSDYFLTALGFGNQTAPYKVERVIGHDPLRQFLVDGGSGRLQAMEACFDPKKSDWFNVYGSEDRKPGEWGHWTGRGMVWNQMCATCHNTRLRKNYDTAKDSYHTTMAEMSVSCESCHGPMKLHNEWQHTHRGQKGDPTLTKWTRDQHTENCAGCHARRGEITGDFVFGEPFFDHYQLTIVDHTDTYHADGQIRDENYEYGSFHSSRMHHAGVRCMDCHDMHSMKTILPGNQLCMRCHTQGGYANAPVITPEAHSFHGTASSGNQCVNCHMPQTVYMQRHPRHDHGFTIPDPWLTKEHGIPNACNKCHTDKTTDWALQASNQWWGPKMEKRKTRLRADLIAKARKGDDSARDGLVSLLSSDETPYWKASSTLLLERWIHESAVQSAVTAQLGHPSPLVRQNAIQALAPISADHAVRKQIEPLLDDPLRSVRNAAAWALRDTLDLESTAGKDLLHSLSLNLDQPSGQMQTGQFWFARGEHAKAIDHMQRAILWDPNSPPFHHDLAMVYSVTGQSKLALEKIRDAIRVAPKHAAYHYDLGLALGETGDLPGVAAAMEEAVRLDPQFGRAWYNLGLAKNSLGDTQGAIAALLRGEAVTPTDPALPYARATILARLNRIPEAMQAVERTLSIQRDHPEALQMKMMLMRR
- a CDS encoding c-type cytochrome codes for the protein MIRPFAALLCLTLAPQVSAVHSKNAGPEKVELKHKLPPPLPLSPEQEAKTFKLEKGFRIENVASEPLIETPIAMSWDDQGRLYVCEMRGYMHDLNGAGEKEPTGRVSLLEDTDGDGRMDKATAFLDHIVMPRAVMAVNGGALIAVPPNLFFCKDTSGDGVADVKEVITSDFGSLGGQPEHMANSPLWAMDNSIWCAGYSSRFKLRSGVWQKDVGLGRGQWGLCQDDHGRLYFNYNSDMLRADLLPADAFARNPLLRNATSINSKLASDQTLYPAHPTPGVNRGYDAKTLRPDGTLQKPTGTCGALVYRGHAFPPAYRGNAFVPEPCANLVKRFTMSETDGSLKATNTAKNSEFLTSTDERFRPVNAYNGPDGALYIVDMYRGIVQHQSFLTHYLIANIQARKLETPFNQGRIWRIVPEGAQPQPVKVSKDPKLLTHASGWVRDTAQRLIVESGDASAIPALKELLQNENALTREHALWTLDGLAAITPDIIKAALVDQSEHVRAAAVRVAPRDFVFDLSAEKHPLVLAHLAIKTLNDAALAPLMATYGKNTLIREAALTGLRGKEAAFAKILAQTPSEGSKAVIGALAELIALAGKAGPIAEMLDLAAASPENRDSILKGLAKTDSKSKTVKLVWLDKEPEHLKKLKISSSLENRLVWPGKPGAPTPPVIKPLTTEQIALFEKGKTIYATLCAACHQPHGFGLDGLAPPLVDSEWVLGKPEVLARIVMHGLAGPVKVSGRTYNLAMPPLPQLTDEDISGVLTYIRREWEHTASAVETKNITKIRTENQGRTMMWTEEELKNLGKKK